Within Candidatus Methylomirabilota bacterium, the genomic segment CGCGGGATCATCCGAGGTCTTCCAGGTCCGGATCCGCTGGGCGCGCAGCCCTTCGCGGCGGAGGAGCCGGCGGACCCATTCATCGGTGATCGGCGGCAGCAGCCCGCGCTGCCGGCAGTACTCGGCCAGTTTGGGTACCGTCCACGCCGAGAACGGCAGACCTCGCTCGGCGGGACTGGACAGGGCGATGTCGATCAGTTCGCGGATCTGGGGCCCCGTGATAATGGGCAGCCGCCCCTTTGGATTGGGCGGTTGCTCGAAGGTCGTGAAGCCGCTCGCGTTGAACCGATGCACCCACTCGTACACCATGGTCACGTTGCAGCCGACGCGATCGGCCGCCTCGGCGACCGAGCAGCCGCGGGCGACCTCGGCGATCACCCGATACCGGCAGTGGAGCCGGGCCGCCAGTCGCCGATCCTTGACCTTCGCCCGCAGCACTCGCTGCTCCCCTCGCGTCAGCG encodes:
- a CDS encoding helix-turn-helix domain-containing protein; this encodes MLRAKVKDRRLAARLHCRYRVIAEVARGCSVAEAADRVGCNVTMVYEWVHRFNASGFTTFEQPPNPKGRLPIITGPQIRELIDIALSSPAERGLPFSAWTVPKLAEYCRQRGLLPPITDEWVRRLLRREGLRAQRIRTWKTSDDPAFDRKKNASASSTGRVRRGRR